The Miscanthus floridulus cultivar M001 chromosome 7, ASM1932011v1, whole genome shotgun sequence genome includes a region encoding these proteins:
- the LOC136464321 gene encoding AT-hook motif nuclear-localized protein 25-like, producing the protein MPGMDPGGGGSSRYFHQLLRPQQQQPSPLSPNSHVKMEHHKMSPDKSPVGGEAEAGGSGSGGGVGGDQPSTSVMVPVEGGSCGGGSGTGTPKRRPRGRPPGSKNKPKPPIIVTRDSPNALHSHVLEVAAGADVVDCVAEYTRRRGRGVCVLSGGGAVVNVALRQPGASPPGSMVATLRGRFEILSLTGTVLPPPAPPGASGLTVFLSGGQGQVIGGSVVGPLVAAGPVVLMAASFANAVYERLPLEGQEEETAAAAAGAEPQDQVAQSAGPPPGRQPTASQSSGVTGGGDAGGGGMSLYNLAGNVGAYQLPGDNFGGWSGGGGGVVRPPF; encoded by the coding sequence ATGCCCGGCATGGACCCGGGCGGGGGCGGCAGCTCGCGCTACTTCCACCAGCTGCTccggccgcagcagcagcagccctcgCCGCTGTCGCCCAATTCCCACGTCAAGATGGAGCACCACAAGATGTCTCCGGACAAGAGCCCTGTCGGCGGCGAGGCCGAGGcgggcgggagcgggagcggcggcggcgtcggcggtgACCAGCCGTCCACGTCGGTCATGGTCCCAGTCGAGGGTGGCAGCTGCGGGGGAGGCAGCGGGACGGGCACGCCCAAGCGGCGGCCGCGGGGCCGCCCGCCGGGCTCCAAGAACAAGCCCAAGCCGCCCATCATCGTGACGCGCGACAGCCCCAACGCGCTGCACTCGCACGTCCTCGAGGTCGCGGCCGGCGCCGACGTGGTCGACTGCGTCGCGGAGTACACGCGCCGCCGGGGCCGCGGCGTGTGCGTGCTCAGCGGCGGGGGCGCCGTCGTCAACGTGGCGCTCAGGCAGCCCGGCGCGTCGCCGCCCGGGAGCATGGTGGCCACGCTGAGGGGCCGCTTCGAGATCCTCTCCCTCACCGGCACGGTGCTGCCGCCGCCCGCTCCCCCCGGCGCCAGCGGCCTCACGGTGTTCCTCTCCGGCGGCCAGGGCCAGGTCATCGGCGGGAGCGTGGTGGGCCCGCTGGTCGCCGCAGGGCCCGTCGTCCTGATGGCCGCGTCGTTCGCGAACGCCGTGTACGAGCGGCTCCCGCTGGAGGGGCAGGAAGAGGAGACAGCGGCGGCTGCCGCCGGGGCCGAACCACAAGATCAAGTCGCGCAGTCGGCTGGACCGCCCCCAGGTCGGCAGCCGACGGCGTCTCAGTCCTCTGGTGTGACCGGAGGAGGCGACGCTGGCGGTGGCGGCATGTCGCTCTACAACCTCGCTGGGAATGTAGGGGCCTACCAGCTACCGGGAGACAACTTTGGAGGCTGgagtggaggcggtggcggcgttgtcCGGCCACCGTTTTGA